A single Methylomonas sp. AM2-LC DNA region contains:
- a CDS encoding EAL domain-containing protein produces the protein MMFFPIDSFDIALNDVKKQPFGEDEFSFSVRHLLIYVEPISIKTRCVEVLDHFISNEELLAVVIIDKNHIPVGIIDRGRMTEIFLRPFARDLLHKTSIAEIMDAHPIIVDINANIDDISKIILDAGMRHMVSGFIVLEDGIYVGMATGHALLECITLRRQRDLYMLAHYDQLTGLPNRLLFNDRLQQACQNAARNKTVLALVFVDLDRFKFINDSMGHSFGDRLLMITAERLLSSVRQSDTVARLGGDEFVVILQNINHQTDAEAVLLTIIDQLQLPMPVFGRDIKITASMGMAFYPKHAEDIDGLIRKADAAMYEVKERGRNAYMIYSPEMESGKISRMGVETQLRMALEANEFSLFFQPQIRLSDRQIIGVEALLRWHHPHLGMVSPATFIPIAEETGLIVPIGEWVLRAACLQQLRWQQQGLPALRMAVNISALQFQQPAFCQQVKSIIQDTGIDAQYLELELTESGIMKRAELAVQTLNELGSQGVKLAIDDFGTGYSSLSYLGKFPIDRIKIDQSFIRNIENTPANQAIVKAIIALADNLGLQTVAEGVETVAELNCALAYHCHEVQGYYFAKPMAEAELVSWYQQY, from the coding sequence ATGATGTTTTTCCCAATAGACTCATTCGATATTGCTCTAAACGATGTTAAAAAGCAACCGTTCGGAGAGGATGAGTTCTCTTTTTCCGTCAGACATCTATTGATCTATGTAGAACCCATCAGCATAAAAACCCGTTGTGTAGAAGTGTTGGATCATTTTATCAGCAACGAAGAGTTACTGGCGGTAGTGATTATTGACAAAAATCATATCCCGGTTGGCATTATCGACCGTGGGCGGATGACAGAAATTTTTCTCCGCCCGTTTGCCAGAGATTTGCTGCATAAAACATCTATTGCAGAAATTATGGACGCTCATCCTATTATTGTTGATATCAATGCCAATATTGATGACATTTCCAAAATTATTCTGGATGCCGGTATGCGGCATATGGTTAGCGGTTTTATCGTGCTGGAAGACGGCATCTATGTCGGCATGGCAACTGGCCACGCCTTACTGGAATGTATTACTTTGCGTCGTCAACGCGATCTTTATATGCTGGCGCATTACGATCAGCTAACCGGTTTACCCAATCGCCTACTATTCAATGATCGTCTGCAACAAGCCTGTCAAAATGCGGCACGCAACAAAACCGTATTGGCTTTGGTATTTGTTGATTTGGATCGCTTTAAATTTATTAACGACAGTATGGGGCATAGCTTTGGTGATCGTTTATTGATGATTACTGCTGAGCGCTTACTATCCAGTGTTCGTCAATCGGATACGGTCGCTCGTTTGGGTGGGGATGAGTTTGTGGTGATTTTGCAAAATATTAATCACCAGACAGATGCTGAAGCAGTGCTGTTAACTATTATTGATCAACTGCAATTGCCTATGCCGGTTTTTGGTCGTGACATAAAAATTACCGCCAGTATGGGCATGGCTTTTTATCCCAAACATGCAGAAGATATTGATGGCTTAATCCGCAAAGCCGATGCAGCCATGTATGAAGTAAAAGAGCGCGGACGTAATGCGTACATGATATACAGCCCGGAAATGGAATCGGGTAAAATCAGTCGCATGGGGGTAGAAACCCAATTACGCATGGCTTTGGAAGCCAATGAGTTTTCGCTTTTTTTTCAGCCGCAAATCCGTTTAAGTGATCGCCAAATTATTGGTGTAGAAGCCTTGTTACGCTGGCATCATCCCCATTTAGGCATGGTGTCGCCAGCTACATTTATCCCCATTGCCGAAGAAACGGGGTTAATCGTACCCATAGGCGAATGGGTGCTTAGAGCGGCCTGTCTGCAACAATTGCGTTGGCAGCAACAAGGCTTACCCGCATTGCGTATGGCGGTTAATATCTCGGCACTACAATTTCAACAACCGGCATTTTGCCAGCAGGTAAAGAGCATTATTCAAGACACCGGTATTGATGCACAATATTTGGAATTGGAGCTGACAGAAAGCGGGATTATGAAGCGTGCCGAATTGGCGGTGCAAACCCTAAACGAATTAGGCAGTCAGGGCGTTAAACTGGCTATAGATGATTTTGGTACCGGTTATTCCAGTCTTAGTTATTTAGGAAAGTTTCCGATTGACCGCATTAAAATCGATCAATCCTTTATTCGTAATATAGAAAATACGCCGGCAAATCAGGCCATAGTAAAGGCTATTATTGCGCTGGCGGATAATTTGGGTTTGCAAACGGTGGCAGAAGGTGTGGAAACGGTTGCAGAACTAAATTGTGCGCTTGCCTACCACTGTCACGAAGTGCAAGGCTATTATTTTGCCAAGCCGATGGCCGAGGCGGAGCTAGTCAGTTGGTATCAGCAGTATTAA
- a CDS encoding POTRA domain-containing protein — MQFNNFKSSSFFQSLPWLLLPISLGSYSQLLSAQQAEALVVEQQTQANPAPPATFDLFELRIKGNTLIEKKQLERLIYPFLGPKKSIDDVEKARTALEEQYRNLGYQTVSVDIPEQDVKGGLVYLQVVEGKVSRLRVTDSRYFSLGKIKAGIPELAEGNVPNLPKMQKQLQDLAAQSPDRQIQPVLRAGETPGTLEVDLKVKDELPVHGRIELNGRNTSTTSRLRLVNSLHYDNLWQEMHSASLMYQVSPENSAEVDVWAGTYALPVFDNGTRLAMYTVRSASNSQIASAGALSVIGNGTIYGLRLVKPLPAVDNYYHTTTLGVDYKDFKEDLNLIGADAIRTPIAYTPFLAQYSGSFRGKESMNSFDLALHFSVRGLGNDQTQFANKRYLASSGFMYLFGDYKFQHDLPYGMEVTSHVTAQAADSPLISNEQYSMGGATSVRGYYETQALADNGVFGSVELHSPHLEPIEWEAVNKLLLSSFFDIGKGWVKSPLPGSVHSYDLSSAGMGLRFQVLKKITGAFDVGVPFTSIGRVSSGNPRIHFSVATDF; from the coding sequence ATGCAGTTTAACAATTTTAAAAGCAGCAGCTTTTTCCAGAGTTTGCCCTGGTTACTGTTGCCGATTAGTCTCGGCTCCTATTCGCAACTGCTATCTGCACAGCAAGCGGAAGCACTTGTAGTTGAGCAGCAAACCCAAGCCAACCCTGCGCCGCCAGCAACGTTTGATCTATTCGAATTGCGCATCAAGGGTAATACCTTGATTGAAAAAAAACAATTGGAACGGCTGATTTACCCATTTCTGGGACCTAAAAAAAGCATAGACGATGTGGAAAAAGCCCGTACTGCTTTGGAAGAGCAATATCGAAATTTAGGCTATCAAACCGTGTCCGTGGATATCCCGGAACAGGATGTTAAAGGTGGTCTGGTGTATTTACAGGTGGTGGAAGGTAAAGTTTCGCGCCTGCGTGTCACCGATTCCCGCTATTTTTCCCTGGGCAAAATCAAAGCAGGTATTCCTGAGTTAGCTGAAGGTAATGTACCCAATTTGCCAAAAATGCAAAAACAATTGCAAGATCTGGCGGCGCAAAGTCCGGACCGGCAAATCCAGCCCGTGTTGCGGGCGGGAGAAACCCCTGGCACGCTGGAGGTGGATTTAAAAGTAAAAGATGAATTACCCGTACATGGACGAATAGAGTTAAATGGGCGTAACACCTCAACCACGTCGCGCTTGCGACTGGTTAACTCTTTGCATTACGATAATTTATGGCAAGAAATGCACAGTGCCTCACTGATGTATCAGGTTTCTCCGGAAAACAGTGCAGAAGTGGATGTGTGGGCCGGTACCTATGCGCTACCAGTATTTGATAATGGTACGCGACTGGCTATGTATACCGTGCGTTCGGCTTCTAATTCACAAATCGCCAGTGCCGGTGCTTTGTCGGTAATCGGTAACGGTACTATTTACGGCTTACGTTTGGTCAAGCCATTGCCAGCAGTGGATAACTATTACCATACCACTACGCTAGGGGTCGATTATAAGGATTTTAAAGAAGATTTAAACCTGATTGGTGCAGATGCGATAAGAACGCCAATTGCCTATACGCCTTTTTTAGCCCAATACAGCGGCAGTTTTCGTGGCAAAGAAAGCATGAACAGTTTTGATCTGGCTCTGCATTTTTCGGTACGCGGCTTAGGTAACGATCAAACCCAGTTTGCCAACAAACGCTATCTGGCCAGTTCAGGTTTTATGTATTTGTTTGGCGATTACAAATTTCAGCATGATTTACCATATGGAATGGAAGTAACCTCGCATGTTACTGCGCAAGCTGCAGATTCACCTTTGATCAGCAACGAACAATATTCTATGGGTGGCGCAACCAGTGTGCGTGGCTATTACGAAACCCAGGCATTGGCAGACAATGGTGTGTTTGGTTCCGTGGAATTGCACTCACCGCATTTAGAGCCCATAGAATGGGAAGCTGTGAATAAATTGTTGTTAAGTAGTTTTTTTGATATTGGCAAAGGCTGGGTAAAAAGCCCTTTACCAGGAAGCGTCCATAGCTATGATCTGAGCAGTGCCGGGATGGGTTTACGCTTTCAGGTGTTAAAGAAAATAACCGGTGCATTTGATGTAGGGGTGCCGTTTACCTCAATCGGTCGGGTGTCCAGTGGTAATCCGCGCATACATTTTAGTGTAGCTACCGATTTTTAA
- the dhaL gene encoding dihydroxyacetone kinase subunit DhaL has product MTITPKVFPVLIANIKQSLDSQAESITALDEAIGDGDHLLNLQRGLQALEANSATISLLSWPEAWQKIGMLLMSSVGGASGSLYATLFLSLHKHSSDRCLDFPHFSQIFSLAIAAVKQRGKSDVGEKTLLDVLIPVAHCLQQSAEANQDLTLVLDNLCQVAATGAEATRDMLATKGRASFLGERSRGHIDAGAKTAELMISAVASVLKSEIAVGQIKP; this is encoded by the coding sequence ATGACCATTACCCCTAAAGTATTTCCTGTTTTAATTGCTAACATCAAACAGTCCCTTGACAGTCAGGCTGAGTCTATAACCGCACTTGATGAGGCCATCGGCGATGGCGATCATTTGCTCAATTTACAACGTGGCTTACAGGCTTTGGAAGCCAACAGTGCCACCATTAGCCTGTTATCCTGGCCTGAAGCCTGGCAGAAAATAGGCATGCTGTTAATGTCGTCTGTCGGCGGCGCCTCCGGCTCTTTGTATGCCACTTTATTTTTAAGTTTACACAAACACAGCAGTGATCGGTGTTTGGATTTTCCTCACTTTTCACAAATATTTTCCCTAGCCATTGCGGCGGTAAAACAACGCGGCAAGTCTGATGTAGGCGAAAAAACCCTGTTGGATGTATTAATTCCTGTTGCCCATTGCTTACAACAGAGCGCGGAGGCTAATCAGGATTTAACACTGGTTTTAGATAACCTTTGCCAGGTGGCGGCAACGGGTGCAGAAGCCACTCGCGACATGCTCGCCACTAAAGGCCGGGCATCGTTTTTAGGTGAACGTAGCCGTGGCCATATTGATGCTGGCGCTAAAACCGCAGAACTAATGATATCCGCCGTAGCTAGCGTGTTGAAAAGCGAAATTGCAGTGGGCCAGATTAAACCATAG